One segment of Nostoc piscinale CENA21 DNA contains the following:
- a CDS encoding cytochrome P450, with translation MKLPPGPKTPAWLLALQFEADFFGYMDAISQRYGDIVTVMFGSTPTVYVSNPSGIKEIFTHTKEVVARGELNQNFAFLTGAQGVLQLDGSRHKNRRKLLMSAFHGERMQACGKRICELTARVMNQQTIGKPFLAYSVLEEITLAVGIEVVMGLYTGESYERVKHLFASVFKHQLSPLVQLLTKLPFWEWNLGRWSPQGNLLYLRQELFQVLSDEVKSRRQQADLSRTDILSDLVLASDEMGEPIADEEIRDLLISPIGAAQGASATAIAWALYWIHRLPEVCDRLLEELTSLGENPDITSILALPYLNAVCNEVLRIYPTQLFAFPRIVESPVEIMGYQLSPETILIANIYSTHQREDLYPQPKQFKPERFLERQFSTYEFLPFGGGSRVCIGGTFALFEMKLVLATIFANYQLKLVSKQPEKPKFDGLLCYPASGVKMVVSAQNQHQRSSVSLVSGRF, from the coding sequence ATGAAACTACCCCCTGGGCCAAAAACTCCTGCTTGGTTGCTGGCTTTGCAATTCGAGGCTGATTTCTTTGGCTATATGGATGCTATTTCTCAACGTTATGGTGACATTGTGACTGTAATGTTTGGTTCAACGCCGACAGTTTATGTGAGTAATCCTTCAGGGATAAAGGAGATTTTTACTCACACAAAGGAAGTTGTCGCCAGAGGAGAATTAAACCAAAACTTCGCCTTCTTAACAGGAGCGCAAGGAGTTTTACAACTAGATGGATCACGTCATAAAAATCGGCGCAAGCTGTTAATGTCGGCTTTTCATGGTGAACGGATGCAAGCCTGCGGGAAACGCATCTGCGAACTAACAGCAAGAGTCATGAATCAACAAACAATTGGTAAACCTTTTCTGGCTTACTCAGTCTTAGAAGAAATTACTTTGGCGGTAGGTATAGAAGTGGTGATGGGATTGTATACCGGAGAAAGTTATGAACGAGTAAAACATTTATTTGCTTCTGTTTTTAAACATCAACTTTCCCCATTGGTACAACTGCTGACAAAACTTCCCTTTTGGGAATGGAATTTAGGGCGGTGGAGTCCCCAAGGAAATTTACTTTATCTGCGACAAGAACTATTTCAAGTGTTGTCGGATGAAGTAAAATCGCGTCGCCAACAAGCCGATTTATCGCGCACAGATATTCTCTCGGATTTGGTATTAGCGAGTGATGAGATGGGTGAACCGATCGCAGATGAAGAAATCCGAGACTTATTAATTTCACCTATCGGCGCGGCGCAAGGTGCTTCAGCCACAGCGATCGCTTGGGCTTTGTACTGGATTCACCGTTTACCTGAAGTGTGCGATCGCCTGCTGGAAGAACTCACTAGCCTTGGCGAAAACCCAGATATCACCAGCATCTTAGCCTTACCTTATCTCAACGCTGTTTGTAACGAAGTTTTACGCATTTACCCGACTCAACTGTTTGCATTTCCCCGCATTGTAGAATCTCCGGTAGAAATTATGGGCTATCAATTGAGTCCAGAAACTATATTAATTGCTAACATTTATTCTACACATCAGCGCGAAGATTTATACCCACAACCAAAACAATTTAAACCAGAAAGATTTCTAGAAAGACAATTTTCTACCTACGAATTTTTACCCTTTGGTGGTGGTTCTCGTGTTTGTATTGGCGGCACATTTGCTTTATTTGAAATGAAATTAGTATTAGCCACAATTTTTGCCAACTATCAATTAAAGCTAGTGAGTAAACAACCAGAAAAGCCAAAATTTGATGGTCTTCTTTGTTATCCTGCTAGTGGCGTAAAGATGGTTGTATCTGCTCAAAATCAACATCAGCGATCGTCGGTTTCTCTTGTTTCTGGTAGGTTTTAG